A stretch of DNA from Micromonospora peucetia:
GATCACCCGCCGGGTCCGCGAGCGCCTCGACTCGGTCTCCACCCAGGCGGTCTACGACGTGCTGGGCGCCCTCTCCCGGGCCGGGCTGTCCCGCCGCATCGAGCCGGCCGGCAGTCCCGCCCGGTACGAGGCCCGGGCCGGGGACAACCACCACCACGTGGTCTGCCGGGGCTGCGGCGAGATCGCCGACATCGACTGCGCGGTCGGCAGCACGCCCTGCCTGGATCCGGACATCGCCCACGGGTTCGAGGTCGACGAGGCGGAAGTGACGTTCTGGGGCCTCTGCCCCACCTGCCAGGCCCGCCGGTCCGCCGACTGACGGCAGCCCGCCCGCGGGCGTGCGGTGGCAGGGCGTGGCACCCTTGGTCGGTGGACTCCGATGACCTCGGTCTCTTCGGTCCGGGTTCGGTCACGTGGAAGGTGCACGAGGAGCCGATCCTGATCGTCGCCGGCCTGCGTTCGCTCTACCTCCAGTCACTGCACCCCCGGGCCATGGCCG
This window harbors:
- a CDS encoding Fur family transcriptional regulator — translated: MPGGEELLRSRGLRVTRPRLAVLDVLAAGGHLEVDEITRRVRERLDSVSTQAVYDVLGALSRAGLSRRIEPAGSPARYEARAGDNHHHVVCRGCGEIADIDCAVGSTPCLDPDIAHGFEVDEAEVTFWGLCPTCQARRSAD